One region of Pagrus major chromosome 5, Pma_NU_1.0 genomic DNA includes:
- the tchp gene encoding trichoplein keratin filament-binding protein — MALPTLSAHVPSRSRTLAAQLARQREQEARWRQQWELHAQYFREQSVRSEKQAAWSSRHSFQQSMSAYHKQRLKEEKKASLEQRRNRLRAMLQEEQDRLEAELRELVPDRSTLASQLVQKTDDLRSAREERRKKLAQELLREHWKKNNPELREVESALHKDHVVGQWQEQISEKKEQEVAAQKEKRRFENEYERTRKEALERMKQAEEKRNAEERKRAEELREQMEELKLREAEATRLKKEQEALLVKQWELEKMEEERRDMEERRKKSEMGRFLIRQYRAQLKRRAQQVQEELEADRKILAALLEGEQEDRRMETARRERAVADAAWMKRVIEEQLQLEQEREAEFDILHREEAQRVWEKREAQWEKERKARERLMQEVLAGRQQQLELKMQKNRDAQEESLRRREELIQELEQERETRRWEKEQEEGRRTARMQEINTQVEQKRQEQWEEQCRIEQEEEEDREALQVQEEELRLEMQRMAKKGYHEKVHSRPRSAWT; from the exons ATGGCTCTGCCGACCCTCTCGGCCCATGTGCCCAGCCGGTCCCGGACGCTGGCCGCACAGCTGGCCCGGCAGCGGGAGCAGGAGGCCCGGTGGCGGCAGCAGTGGGAGCTGCACGCTCAGTACTTCAGAGAGCAGAGTGTCCGCAGCGAGAAGCAGGCGGCGTGGAGCTCCCGTCACTCCTTCCAGCAGAG TATGTCAGCGTACCATAAACAGAGActgaaggaggaaaagaaggcCAGCCTGGAGCAGCGCAGGAATCGGCTCAGGGCCATGCTTCAAGAGGAGCAGGACCGGCTGGAGGCGGAGCTCAGGGAACTGGTTCCTGACAGGAGCACATTGGCAAGTCAGCTGGTGCAAAAAACTGACGACCTGCGTTCAgcgagagaggaaagaagaaaaaag CTTGCACAAGAGTTGCTGAGGGAacactggaagaaaaacaacccAGAGTTGCGAGAG GTCGAGTCAGCATTACATAAAGATCATGTTGTCGGCCAATGGCAGGAGCAGATATCTGAGAAGAAAGAG CAAGAAGTGGCAGCGCAGAAGGAGAAGAGACGCTTTGAAAATGAGTACGAGAGGACCCGAAAAGAGGCTCTGGAGAGGAtgaaacaagcagaggagaaaaggaaCGCAGAGGAGCGGAAGAGGGCTGAAGAACTTCGCGAACAGATGGAAGAACTGAAGCTGAGGGAAGCGGAG gCAACTCGTCTGAAGAAAGAGCAAGAGGCTCTGCTTGTCAAGCAGTGGGagctggagaagatggaggaggaaaggagggacATGGAGGAGAGGCGGAAGAAGTCTGAGATGGG GCGTTTCTTGATCCGGCAATATCGTGCTCAGCTGAAGCGGAGGGCCCAGCAAGTGCAGGAGGAATTG GAAGCCGACCGTAAGATCCTGGCAGCCTTGCTggaaggagagcaggaggacaggaggatggAGACCGCAAGAAGGGAAAGAGCCGTCGCTGACGCTGCCTGGATGAAACGCGTGATTGAAGAGCAGCTTCAGTtggagcaggagagggaggcCGAGTTTGACATCCTACACAG GGAAGAAGCTCAGCGTGTGTGGGAGAAACGAGAAGCACagtgggagaaggagagaaaagccAGAGAACGGCTCATGCAAGAG GTGCTTGCGGggagacagcagcagctggagctgaAAATGCAGAAGAATCGCGACGCTCAGGAGGAGTCCctgaggagacgagaggagctGATCcaggagctggagcaggagagggagaccAGACGCTGGGAAAAAGAGCAAGAGGAGGGCCGCAGGACAGCACGGATGCAAGAGATAAATACTCAG gTGGAGCAGAAGCGCCAGGAGCAGTGGGAGGAGCAGTGCAGGatagagcaggaggaggaggaggacagggaggcTCTTCAAGtccaggaggaggagctgaggctGGAGATGCAGAGGATGGCCAAGAAAGGATACCACGAGAAG GTTCACAGCAGACCTCGATCAGCCTGGACATGA